The Pseudophaeobacter arcticus DSM 23566 genome includes a region encoding these proteins:
- a CDS encoding C1 family peptidase — MSDLPTPLGSFFAGYTPPERLDQLFRAPGYAEQVRCCTHLRSSTGGSPLRAQAIDLEAGLSRHWDPRDQRPRGTCTAFAVAACIDILQARRGEPPKLHAPEYLYWHMRAAISAKEAAVLPDYARGATKLKQAHEVLASRGICTETLAPYQTSDLHRGLFAKHPPTAAAEADAATRRFHKIKYEDFAEGPVPDTTADSILQELSQGRPVALGLPVFKLKNSHKNNWTYNGALNSGIVFGPAARPDLVDREMRVSGHCVCVTGFQPGPEHLGGGWFIFRNSWNGGFGKYPDAPLAGYPGIGRRGNGAVSLDYVNGYTVEYLSLIPAA, encoded by the coding sequence ATGTCTGATCTGCCAACGCCTTTGGGAAGCTTCTTTGCAGGGTACACCCCCCCTGAGAGGCTGGACCAGCTCTTTCGCGCGCCCGGATATGCCGAACAGGTCCGGTGCTGCACCCACCTTAGGTCCAGCACCGGCGGCAGCCCCCTGCGCGCGCAGGCGATTGATCTCGAAGCGGGCCTGTCGCGCCACTGGGATCCCAGGGATCAGCGTCCACGCGGCACCTGCACCGCCTTTGCCGTCGCGGCCTGCATCGATATCCTGCAGGCGCGCCGGGGCGAGCCGCCAAAATTGCACGCGCCGGAATATCTCTATTGGCATATGCGCGCCGCCATTTCAGCCAAAGAGGCCGCCGTTCTGCCGGACTACGCCCGGGGCGCCACCAAGTTGAAGCAGGCGCATGAGGTGCTCGCCAGCCGTGGGATATGTACCGAAACCCTGGCCCCCTATCAGACCAGCGACCTCCATCGGGGGCTGTTTGCCAAACACCCCCCCACTGCCGCCGCCGAGGCCGATGCCGCAACCCGGAGGTTTCACAAGATCAAATATGAGGATTTTGCCGAGGGGCCGGTCCCGGACACCACCGCGGACAGCATCCTGCAAGAGCTGAGCCAGGGCCGTCCCGTCGCATTGGGTCTGCCGGTGTTCAAGCTGAAAAACTCCCACAAAAACAACTGGACCTATAACGGCGCCTTGAACTCGGGCATTGTATTTGGCCCGGCTGCCCGCCCGGATCTGGTGGACCGGGAAATGCGGGTTTCCGGCCATTGCGTCTGTGTGACAGGGTTTCAACCCGGACCAGAGCACCTAGGCGGCGGCTGGTTCATCTTCCGCAACAGCTGGAACGGGGGTTTTGGAAAATACCCCGATGCGCCCCTGGCTGGCTATCCAGGGATTGGGCGGCGGGGCAATGGCGCGGTCAGTTTGGACTATGTGAACGGCTATACCGTTGAATATCTGAGCCTGATCCCGGCGGCCTAA
- a CDS encoding phosphatase PAP2 family protein, giving the protein MTHGYRDGAVDGAVDGAVDGAVDGAVAAGSYSPFRSAGVAAGLPFNEPLGRKGGAPFAYLGGQEFPADAWSPQLEIKLILQRFAKTGWDEGDRAIQVENPDDGDLALRREVHDLIIMRNNDRPHRAAEIVAQVGNCEAYWSNLLMMGAGNRPATQKLIMLAMQVGQMVALHFKYKIGRARPVQVCPALMPLVPTPPHASYPSGHATQMTLIATLIAALFDEGEAHAMARYAAALAQRIAENREIAGVHFRSDTQAGQQLAKDTFHGFLKEMPEVKALLAEARAEWSGITCSFVPDPETLPDLEGGTSLSRKISTAVADRLANDLPDLIAAALNDDSDSGPKKPGRPDKPFKDGSKKSP; this is encoded by the coding sequence ATGACACATGGATATCGCGATGGCGCAGTTGACGGAGCAGTGGACGGGGCCGTTGACGGGGCTGTGGATGGCGCCGTTGCTGCCGGCTCTTACAGCCCCTTTCGCTCTGCCGGGGTCGCTGCCGGACTGCCCTTCAACGAGCCTTTGGGCCGCAAAGGCGGCGCCCCCTTTGCCTATCTCGGCGGTCAGGAATTTCCTGCCGATGCCTGGTCCCCGCAACTGGAGATCAAGCTGATCCTGCAACGGTTTGCCAAAACCGGCTGGGATGAAGGTGACCGGGCCATTCAGGTGGAAAACCCTGATGACGGCGATCTGGCGCTGCGCCGCGAAGTGCATGATCTGATCATCATGCGCAACAACGACAGACCCCATCGCGCGGCAGAGATTGTGGCCCAGGTCGGCAATTGCGAGGCCTATTGGTCAAACCTGCTGATGATGGGGGCAGGCAACCGGCCCGCGACGCAGAAATTGATCATGCTGGCGATGCAGGTTGGACAGATGGTTGCCCTTCATTTCAAATATAAGATCGGCCGCGCCCGCCCGGTGCAGGTCTGCCCGGCGCTGATGCCCCTGGTGCCAACCCCGCCGCATGCCTCCTATCCCAGCGGCCACGCCACACAGATGACCCTGATCGCAACCCTCATTGCGGCCCTGTTCGACGAAGGCGAAGCCCATGCCATGGCCCGCTATGCCGCAGCCCTGGCCCAGCGCATTGCCGAGAACCGCGAAATCGCCGGGGTGCATTTTCGCAGCGACACCCAGGCCGGGCAGCAGTTGGCCAAGGACACCTTCCACGGCTTCCTGAAAGAGATGCCCGAGGTCAAAGCACTGCTTGCCGAGGCCCGCGCCGAGTGGTCCGGCATCACCTGCAGCTTTGTCCCAGACCCTGAGACCCTTCCGGATCTGGAAGGTGGCACCTCCTTGAGCCGCAAAATATCCACTGCTGTAGCCGACAGGCTGGCCAATGATCTGCCCGATTTGATCGCCGCTGCCCTGAACGACGACAGCGACAGCGGGCCGAAAAAACCAGGACGCCCGGATAAGCCGTTCAAGGACGGGAGCAAGAAATCCCCCTGA
- a CDS encoding BTAD domain-containing putative transcriptional regulator: MQQSKSGLYIRTLGSPGVSWAGEPVFRGKKKATALLVYLALQPEQRALRSKLAELLWEGSDEDRARSSLRQCLSEIRREAPDLMEHAVEVNTTDIALRPDWVSSDIGDLLAALAQKIPGQHLEGGAEFCDLFLMGFGHIGQGFESWARECCQSCETQLIARLFDLMEAPQTRAAEALRAARIICRLDPLNEEASRFAMRSLAARGEIGASLQIYGQLYDRLDEALAMEPSAETQALAVAIKNGDLQQAKPKAPPAQPHALRSAATMIAPNREGPPKLAIFPFVDLGPVPVESYFLNGILEDTVSLLAQLRELQVYSSNTTRQFHSLPGAPGSQPPELDADYVVTGSVRGAGDRFRITVQLVDTRTGLVEWANTYAAHASELFEMQTDIAINLTHQLLPSVSAAELRRTEGSLPEDLSAYHLMIRGRDIAFHLDPATFITAKSLLEEACARDPRYGISRVALTDWHSVLLGQGWSRDPAADGKALQHTTEEAVRLSGESGRALARYAHNQTVLFGYAEQAIEICSKALRNAPNDAEALLWSSPTLTFSGQPEEGIKNAHAAIRLSPCDPYLFRSEHFLSIAYFAAGNYTEAVAAGRRAQRLNPNYTSNLRMTAVALAETGDLAEASKIAAEIKRLDPGFRISQFLKKQPFQDRATGQKYAARLREIGLQD; encoded by the coding sequence ATGCAGCAGAGCAAGTCGGGCCTTTATATTAGGACACTTGGCAGTCCCGGCGTCAGCTGGGCTGGTGAACCGGTGTTTCGGGGAAAGAAAAAGGCAACTGCGCTATTGGTTTATCTGGCTCTGCAGCCCGAACAGCGCGCCCTGCGCTCCAAACTGGCCGAATTGCTCTGGGAAGGCAGCGATGAGGACCGCGCGCGCTCCTCTCTGCGCCAATGCCTGTCAGAGATCAGACGCGAGGCGCCTGACCTGATGGAGCACGCAGTCGAGGTCAATACAACGGATATTGCCCTGCGGCCGGACTGGGTCTCGTCAGATATTGGCGATCTGCTTGCTGCGCTGGCTCAGAAGATCCCGGGACAGCATCTCGAAGGTGGCGCTGAGTTTTGTGACCTCTTCCTGATGGGGTTTGGTCATATTGGACAGGGCTTTGAAAGCTGGGCGCGCGAGTGCTGCCAAAGCTGTGAGACGCAATTGATTGCGCGCCTGTTTGATCTGATGGAGGCGCCACAGACCCGTGCTGCCGAAGCCCTGCGTGCCGCCCGTATCATCTGCCGTCTGGATCCCCTGAACGAGGAAGCCAGCCGTTTTGCCATGCGCAGCCTGGCCGCGCGCGGCGAGATCGGTGCCTCGTTGCAGATCTATGGCCAGCTCTATGATCGTCTCGACGAGGCCCTGGCGATGGAACCCTCGGCAGAGACCCAGGCCCTGGCGGTTGCGATCAAAAACGGCGATCTGCAACAGGCAAAGCCAAAGGCCCCGCCAGCCCAGCCGCATGCCCTGCGCTCTGCGGCTACGATGATCGCGCCAAACCGGGAGGGGCCACCAAAACTGGCGATCTTTCCCTTTGTCGATCTGGGGCCTGTGCCTGTTGAAAGCTATTTTCTCAATGGGATCCTGGAGGATACCGTGTCGCTGCTGGCGCAGCTGCGCGAGTTGCAGGTCTATTCCAGCAATACCACCCGCCAATTCCACAGCCTGCCTGGCGCGCCCGGCAGCCAGCCCCCAGAACTGGACGCCGACTATGTGGTGACCGGCAGCGTCCGGGGGGCGGGGGATCGGTTTCGCATCACGGTGCAGCTGGTAGATACCCGCACCGGGCTGGTTGAATGGGCCAATACCTATGCCGCCCATGCCTCGGAACTGTTTGAAATGCAGACCGATATTGCCATCAACCTGACCCATCAACTGCTGCCCTCGGTCTCGGCGGCGGAACTGCGGCGCACCGAAGGCAGCCTGCCCGAAGATCTCTCGGCCTATCATCTGATGATCCGGGGGCGTGACATCGCCTTTCACCTTGATCCGGCGACCTTTATCACCGCCAAATCCCTGCTGGAAGAGGCCTGCGCCCGCGATCCGCGCTATGGTATTAGCCGGGTGGCCCTGACCGATTGGCACTCTGTTTTGCTTGGTCAGGGGTGGTCCAGGGATCCCGCAGCCGACGGCAAGGCTTTGCAACACACCACCGAAGAAGCGGTGCGGCTCAGCGGTGAAAGTGGCCGTGCCCTGGCCCGCTATGCCCATAACCAGACGGTGCTGTTTGGCTATGCGGAACAGGCGATCGAGATCTGCAGCAAGGCGCTGCGCAACGCCCCCAACGATGCCGAGGCGCTCTTGTGGTCCTCCCCGACGCTGACCTTCTCTGGCCAGCCAGAAGAGGGCATCAAAAACGCCCACGCCGCCATTCGCCTGTCGCCCTGTGATCCCTATCTGTTCAGATCAGAACATTTTCTCAGCATCGCTTATTTTGCCGCCGGCAACTACACCGAGGCCGTGGCCGCAGGGCGCCGTGCCCAAAGGCTGAACCCCAATTATACCTCCAACCTGCGCATGACCGCGGTGGCCCTGGCCGAAACCGGCGATCTGGCAGAAGCCAGCAAGATTGCCGCCGAAATCAAGCGGCTGGATCCTGGCTTTCGCATCAGCCAATTCCTGAAAAAGCAACCTTTTCAAGATCGGGCCACCGGCCAGAAATACGCTGCCCGCCTGCGCGAAATTGGCCTGCAGGACTAA
- a CDS encoding carboxymuconolactone decarboxylase family protein has translation MSWSTKLENTRQGLRNLNKSIPDTAQAFGALGKSVKQGGVLEYKHKEFVALGIAVAVRCDDCIGLHVEALIKAGASREEVSDVLAMSIQMGGGPAMMYAAKALTCFDELTAA, from the coding sequence ATGAGCTGGTCAACCAAACTGGAGAACACCCGTCAAGGGTTGCGCAATCTGAATAAATCCATCCCGGATACTGCGCAGGCCTTTGGCGCGCTTGGGAAATCCGTAAAACAGGGCGGCGTGCTAGAGTACAAACACAAAGAGTTTGTCGCCCTGGGGATCGCGGTTGCGGTGCGCTGTGACGATTGCATCGGCCTGCATGTGGAAGCCCTGATCAAGGCCGGGGCCAGCCGCGAAGAAGTCTCGGATGTGCTGGCGATGTCGATCCAGATGGGGGGAGGCCCCGCGATGATGTATGCGGCCAAGGCGCTGACCTGCTTTGATGAACTGACAGCCGCATAA
- a CDS encoding DUF938 domain-containing protein produces the protein MPIRSVPGTASIANPEGGKLFAPSAARNLDVLSNLLQQVAPPTGRNALELASGTGQHVVGYATRLPQYTWQPTEADPSRLHSIDAYIKEAGLDNLRAAKTLDATAAGWSSAQEPQDLIVLSNLLHLISTPEARCLLREAANTLAPEGRLVIYGPFSRGGALTSPGDAQFHSALKAHDPEIGYKDDFDVLDWAQEVWLNPVEVIEMPANNLALVFAKSTT, from the coding sequence ATGCCGATACGTTCTGTCCCCGGCACTGCCTCGATTGCCAATCCCGAGGGCGGCAAGCTGTTTGCCCCGTCAGCTGCGCGCAACCTGGATGTGCTGAGCAATCTGCTGCAACAGGTCGCCCCGCCCACAGGCCGCAACGCCCTGGAACTGGCCAGCGGCACCGGCCAGCATGTGGTCGGCTATGCCACCCGCCTGCCACAGTATACCTGGCAACCCACCGAGGCCGATCCCAGCCGATTGCACAGCATTGATGCCTACATCAAAGAGGCCGGGCTGGACAATCTGCGTGCCGCCAAGACGCTGGATGCCACAGCCGCAGGCTGGAGTTCTGCGCAGGAGCCACAGGACCTGATCGTGTTGTCAAACCTGTTGCATCTGATCAGCACGCCCGAGGCTCGCTGCCTGCTCCGCGAAGCCGCAAACACACTGGCCCCCGAAGGCCGTCTGGTGATCTACGGACCCTTTTCACGCGGGGGCGCGCTCACCAGCCCCGGTGACGCGCAGTTTCACAGCGCGCTCAAGGCCCATGACCCCGAGATCGGTTACAAGGATGATTTTGATGTTTTGGACTGGGCCCAGGAGGTCTGGTTGAACCCGGTTGAGGTCATCGAAATGCCCGCCAATAATCTGGCGCTGGTCTTTGCCAAAAGCACCACCTGA